Proteins found in one Tamandua tetradactyla isolate mTamTet1 chromosome 3, mTamTet1.pri, whole genome shotgun sequence genomic segment:
- the LOC143675748 gene encoding LOW QUALITY PROTEIN: uncharacterized protein LOC143675748 (The sequence of the model RefSeq protein was modified relative to this genomic sequence to represent the inferred CDS: inserted 1 base in 1 codon; deleted 1 base in 1 codon), with translation MHEGSCPGDPAKEGASPKAKGEQSSKGVILVKFGGGGHFSSIPQRTSGVAVRGYAGAEGEAHETGEGVRRSLGSSGKGSTTPQITLVQSSADDQLEKKLGNPDEPARHFIILKKQTPIEERGSIFGKTFNQSTDVSLRYIPCKYDLCETTLKCNSDLXSNSCARKKAVVSKGFEKALYLKQEKKHTGVEYSEYNKNGKALSHEEAIFKHQKIRNLFPPLICHYCDKVFSIKSLLICHERIHTGEKPYECNVCKKTFSCKANFTKHERIHTGEKLSERPECGKAFTHQSTLFVHQRAHMKKKPHECGECGKTFAQKFELTTHEKIHTGERPYECNRCAKTFFKKSNLIIHKKIHTGKKSCNCSECGKSSIQNSQLFIHMRTHTGETPYECTKCGKTFVQMATLRSCLWIHRGEKPYGCSECGKAFSREARLSVRQRVHLGTLRLQQDGIAENSSTKTLPMGEKLCEGT, from the exons ATGCACGAAGGAAGTTGCCCTGGAGATCCTGCAAAGGAGGGGGCAAGCCCGAAAGCGAAGGGAGAACAATCAAGCAAGGGTGTGATTCTGGTCAAGTTTGGAGGAGGAGGGCACTTCAGCTCGATCCCACAGAGGACCTCTGGAGTAGCCGTTAGAGGGTACGCAGGTGCGGAGGGAGAGGCACACGAAACAGGAGAGGGGGTGCGAAGAAGTCTGGGGAGCAGCGGCAAAGGGTCCACGACACCCCAGATTACCCTAGTCCAATCCTCT GCTGATGACCAGTTGGAGAAGAAGCTAGGAAACCCAGATGAGCCAGCAAGGCATTTTATAATCCTCAAGAAACAAACCCCAATTGAAGAAAGAGGTAGTATATTTGGAAAAACATTTAATCAGAGTACAGACGTTTCTTTAAGATACATACCCTGTAAATATGACTTATGTGAAACAACTTTGAAATGTAATTCAGATT TTAGTAACAGTTGTGCAAGAAAGAAAGCTGTTGTTAGTAAGGGATTTGAGAAAGCACTCTATctgaagcaagagaaaaaacataCTGGAGTGGAATActctgaatataataaaaatggaaaagccctAAGCCATGAGGAAGCCATATTTAAACAtcagaaaattagaaatttgTTTCCACCTTTAATTTGTCATTACTGTGACAAGGTCTTCAGTATTAAGTCACTCCTCATTTGTCATGAAAGAATACATACTGGAGAAAAGCCCTATGAATGTAATGTATGTAAGAAAACCTTCTCCTGTAAGGCAAATTTCACtaaacatgagagaattcatactgggGAGAAGCTCTCTGAGCGTCCTGAATGTGGAAAAGCTTTCACCCACCAGTCAACCCTCTTTGTCCACCAGAGAGCACATATGAAGAAGAAGCCCCATGAATGTGGTGAATGTGGCAAGACATTTGCTCAGAAGTTTGAACTCACCACACATGAGAAAATTCATACAGGAGAGCGACCCTATGAGTGTAATCGATGTGCCAAAACGTTCTTCAAGAAGTCAAACCTGATTATACACAAGAAAATTCACACAGGGAAGAAATCCTGCAACTGCAGTGAATGTGGAAAATCCTCTATCCAGAACTCACAACTCTTTATACATATGAGAACTCATACAGGAGAGACACCCTATGAATGTACTAAATGTGGCAAAACTTTCGTTCAGATGGCAACCCTTAGATCATGCTTGTGGATTCATagaggagagaaaccatatggaTGTTCCGAATGTGGAAAGGCCTTC AGCAGGGAGGCTCGCCTCAGTGTCCGTCAGAGAGTTCATTTAGGGACCCTGAGATTGCAACAAGATGGCATTGCAGAAAACTCCTCCACAAAAACCCTTCCCATGGGGGAGAAACTTTGTGAAGGAACTTAA